The stretch of DNA CGCTAATCTGGCTCTGCTGAACGACACCGGCGATGGCCCCTTCTTCCATAAAAGGAAGTATCTGATAGAAGACGCCGAGTCCTTGCGTTTCGGGGCCGTTAGGCGGACCTTGCCTCAATGCCGGGTTGGGCTGAGAAAAAGTATCTGCGAGGTAGTTCTCGATCCTGGCCTGCGGTGTCGTCCCACCCGTGGGGAACTGATCCTGGGTGTCGTAAAAGTTTTGACACGCCAACCCGATGTTCTTCAGGTTGTTCTTACACTGCGTGCGCCGCGCCGCCTCGCGCGCCGCTTGCACGGCCGGCAGTAGCAGCGCGACCAAGATGCCGATGATGGCGATCACCACCAGCAGCTCGACCAGGGTGAACCCGTATTGGCGATTGCCTTTCAACTTTGCCTGTTCCATTTGAAAACCTGCTTGTAGGTTTTAACTTGTCGCCAATACGGGTCCACACCCGGCTAACCACCCCGGATCATCGATCCGCTTCAGACGAGTCGCCGCCGAGCGGCAACGGCCGTCAATCCGACTAAGACAAGTACGCAAGCGGTCGGCTCGGGGATCGCGGCCGCCGCCGATGGCGCCGACGTGGTGCCGTAATTGTCCGCCCACAGGTCGTAACCCGCTTGGCTGCTGTCGGGCGAGTTGCCGTCACGCCAGACCGTGTAGTCGGCCGCGTCAACCTTGCCGTCGCTGTTGTAGTCGCCCGCCAGACCACCCGTGACGGCCATCAGCGAGAAGTCGTCCCAGAAGGCCGACACCGTCGTGCCGGTGTCCGGGTTGGCGGTGATGTTGTTGGTGATGCCAGCGACTCGGACATCTACCGTTCCCGCCGGCGCCGTTGCCGACAGAGAATGCGTGTGCCAGTTGTTGTCGGCGGTCTGTCCAGCAGCACGTAGGTCGAGAGTGGACGAATCGATAACGACTCCCTCGCTATCGAGAAACGCCAGTTCGAGAAGCATCTGATTCTCGTCGCCGCCAGCGTTGTAAAAGTTTACCTCCCAACGCGAAGAAGCCGTAAACATGTACTCCGTTCCGGCCACCCCAGCGACAGACTGTTGAATCGAGGCCGAGTCCGCATCCGCAACGAACGGACGGACCCAGATCCCATTTGTGCCACCGGTAGCGGGATTGTTGGCGAAGCCCGCCGCCGCCAGCGAGTTGACGCCTTCAGGGTTCTCAATGAACTCCCACCCGGCTTCGACTAACCGCTCTTCCGCCGTTGGCGGCACTTCCGGCAGGATGTTCAGATTGGCGTTCTCCAGCAACTGAGTTGTAGGCGCGGCGGTGGTCGTTAGCGAGAAATTGTCCACGAAAGCCGACTGCGCTCCGCCGTTGGTGTTGGTGGTCATGTTGAGGCCCTGAGCCCGCACCCGGACTGACGCGGCGCCCGCCGGGGCGACCCCTACTAGCGGCGTGATATCGGGGTTGCCGTCCCGGCCCGACCAGCCGAGCCCCGCAATTAATTCGGTCTCTAGGTCGCGCACCAACGGCGAGCCGATCACCATCCCGCTCGAATCGAGGAACGCCAACTCAAAGTTGATGTCCGTGGAAAAGCCGGCCGTGCCGCCATAGTTTGCCTCAAACAGCCCGTCACCCGTAAACGAGTACTCTTGGCCGGGAACGGCCGCCACGATCTGCGTGAGGATCGCTTCCGTGGTGCCGTTCGCTTCATTGCCGCTGAATGGCTTGATCCACAGGCCGCGGTGATCCGGATCGACGGCGAGGGGGTCGATCGGATTGTCCGCGAAGCCGGCCAATGAAGCCGAATCCACCATCAGCGAGGGGTCCGCCGTGCGGAACTCCTCGAGCGTCCAGAACGGGACCTCGGGGATCGATGGTAGTGCAGGGAGTTCGAAATTGCCGAACGTCAGCAGTTCGACCGCCGTCGCACGCTGCGCCACCCCGAGGGCCGCGGCGCCAACCAGAGTACAAGCAACAAGTCGCCATTTGGTCGTCATGAGTAGCTTTCCTTGAAGAGTGTCCAACCTGCCGTGACTTCGAACGTGAAGAGGTCGCTTGCCTCCCGGAGCCTCCGCCAACCGGAGCCCTCTGCTATTCGATGCAGAGCCGCTTTGCGGGGCGAAAGTGTTGCGGGAGGTTTCAGCGACTGATTGAGCCGCCATCTTGTAAACCCAACCCACCACTGGCGGGCCGCGTCATGAAAAGCCGTTATCGATAAGCCGAGCCAGCGTCACGCCACCGCAGGAACCATGACAGGGGCCAAATAGCCACAGCAGGGCCGGGGGTGACGCACGTATGTCCCTACCTAAGAAAGTAATCCATCGCCGCCACTCACTGCAAGCGCTTTCACGACGAATTAACCGAACTTTTCCGTCAGATTTCTACGCAGGACCACCCCGAGCGGCAACCGGCAGCTTTCAAGTGCTTGCCCGCCACGGCGCGCCCTGGCGCCGGTCAGTTGGCGCCGGTCAGCTGCCGGAGAGCGTCCCGCACGACTCGCGGACAACCACCCGTGTCGGCAGGATCACCCGGCTAGAAGGCCGCTCAGGCTCGTTGAGCCGCTCGCAGAGGAGTTCGATCGCCTTGGCGCCCATCTCCGCCATGGGGACGTGGACCGTCGTCAGCCGCGGCCTGGTGAGCTGGGAGATGCGGGTGTCGTCGAAACCGACCACCCGCAGGTCCTCGGGAATCGACAGCGTCGCGGCGATGGCGGCGTCAACGACGCCGGCGGCCATCTCGTCGTTGGCGGCGAAAACCGTCGCCCCCGCGGCGGCCCATTCGCTGACCCTTTCGGTGGCGTACTCGAACGCGGTGCTGTAGCGGTAGTCGAGGTGGACCACGTCCTCGGCGGCGGGGCGGACGCCCACCTCGGCGAGCACCTTGCGGTAAGCGTTGAGCCGATCAATGGTGTCGAGGTTGGTCTCGTGACCGCCGAGGAAGACGATGCGCTTGCCCGGGTAGGACGACACCAGCCGGCGGACGAGCGTCTCGGCGCCGTTGTGGTGGTCGATGGCGACGGTGTCGTGCTTGGCGCCCTGGATGTCGCCGTCGAGGACCACCAGCGGGATCGAGGCGTTCTGCAGCGATTTGCGGATCATCGAGCTCATCTCGGTGACCATCACGATCATGCCGTCGACGAGCCCCTGCGTCCCCACCGCCGCGAGCACGTCCTGTCCGTCGTCGTCGGCGGTAACGGAAGAGACGAGCAGGTGGTAGCCCAGCTCCCGAGTCTTCTGGTTCGCGCCGCGGATGATCTCCGAGTAGAACTCGCCGTGGAGGTCGGGGAGCACCAGGCCAAGCACGTTGCTCTTACGCAGCATCAAGCCGCGGGCGAAGACGTTGGGTCGATACCCAAGTTCCGCAATCGCCGCCTCGACCCGCTTGCGCGTCTCGACGTTCACCAAGTTCCGCCGGTTCAACACGCGCGAGACGGTGCTGATCGACACATTGGCTTTCTTCGCAACGTCTTCGATCGAAGCAGCCATGAGCGGACGTGAGGGGAAGAGGGATGGCGTTATCGCGTCGCGACGGGCCGGCGATAGAAACCCTACCCTGTGGGAGACGACTCCGTGCCGCATTAGGTTAATTCGACGCCACCGGGGCGACAACGTTAGCTTTGGCGCCGCGGAGCCGCGACCGTTTCGCCTCGTCCGTGACCTCCGAGCCGCGGAGCGTGAAGGTCTCCGACAGGGAGACCGTCGAATCCCCCCCCACGCCAAGGCGGAACTCGCCGGGCTCGAGCACGACCTCGCCGCGGTTGTCGTAGTAGGCCAGGTCGTCCGTCGAGAGTGCGAACTCTAGCACCTGCGACTCGCCCGGCTCCAGCCGCACCCGGCGGAAGCCCTTCAGCTCGCGCACCGGCCTCACCAAGCTCGCCGCCACGTCCTGCACATAGAGCTGCGCGACCTCGTCGGCGGCGACATCGCCCGTGTTGGTGAGCCGGACACGGACGCCGATCGTCTGACCCGGCTTGATTGAATCCGTCGTCAACTCCGGCGAGTCGTAGCGGAAACTCGTGTACGACAAGCCAAACCCGAACGGATAGAGCGGGAACGGATCGACATCGATGTAATGCGAGCGGTACTTCTGATCCTCAGGGAAATCGGCGCGACCCGAACCGATCAAGGCCTTCGTCTCCGGCAGGGCAGGGCGGCCCGTGTTGGGGTGGTTGTAGTAGAGCGGGCACTGGCCGACCTGCTTCGGGAAGGTCGCCGGCAGTTTGCCGCTCGGCGACTCGTCGCCGACGAGCAGCTCGGCGATCGCCGGTCCGCCCATCGTGCCGGGGTGCCAGGCGTAGAGCACCGCGTCGGCGAGCTCGGCCTCGGCGCCAATCGTCAGCGGACGGCCCGCCATGACGACCAGCACGACAGGCGTTCCCGTCTCGGCAATCGCTTGCACGAGCGCACGCTGCGAGCCCGGCAGATGCAAGTCGGCCCGGCTCCGCGCCTCGCCGCTGAGCATCCAGCCTTCTCCGACGCAAACGATCGCCACGTCGGCGCCCTCGGCCGCATCCAGCGCCCCGTCAAAACCCTTGGTCGAATCGTCGATGCTCGACTCGGACCCGGCGGCATGGACCACTTCAATGCCATCGCCGAGCGTCTCCTTCATCGCCGATAGCAACGTGACTGCGTCTTCGGGCTTGCCATCGAGCATCCAGCAGCCCAACTGATCGCGGGCCGCGTCCGCCAACGGCCCGATCACCGCCACTCGCTTCAGCTTATCGGTCTTCAGCGGCAGGGCGACGCCGTCGTTCTTGAGCAGCACGCAGCTCTGTTGAGCCAGCCGCTTCGCGACTTCACGGCGCGACTCAATCGTCTGGTCCGCCAGCGGGTCGTCATCACGCGGCATCGCAAATTGGAGCTTCACTCGTATGATCCGGAGCACGGCGTCGTCGATCTGCGACTCTTCGATCTCGCCTGACTCGACAAGGTCCACCAGGTTTTCGCGGAACGTCGTGCTCGCCATCTCCATGTCGAGCCCCGCGGAGACCGCCAGCCGCGCCGCCTCGCGGCGGTCCGCGGCATAGCCGTGCTCGATCATCTCGATGACGGACGTCCAGTCGCTGACGACAAGCCCCTCAAAGTCCCAGCGTCCCTTGAGCAGGTCGGTGATCAGCTCACGATGCCCGGTAACGGGAACGCCATTGACGGCGCTGAAGCCCGTCATGAAGGTCGCGCAGGCCGCCTCGGTCGCTGCGCGGAACGGCGGCAGGATCGCGTTGTGCAGCTCGCTGATCGAGACCTCGGCGCGGTTGTAGTCGCGGCCGCCCTCCGTCAAGCCGTAGGCGGCGAAGTGCTTGGCGCAAGCGGCGATGCCTTCGTAAGCGACCGTGCCGTCGGCGTTCTCGACGGGCTGCTGGAAGCCCCGCACCATCGCTTTGGAAATCGCCGACGCGAGCAACGGGTCTTCGCCCACCGACTCGGCGATCCGCCCCCAGCGGGCGTCGCGGCTGATGTCGAGCATCGGCGCGAACGTCCAGTTCACGCCCTGCGCTCGCGCCTCATCGGCGGCGATCGCCGAGGCGGCTTCGATCAGTTCGGGATTCCAACTCGCGGCCTGCCCCAGCGGGATCGGGAAGACCGTCTCAAACCCGTGGATCACATCGCGGGGCGTCAGCAGCGGCAGGCCGAGCCGTGACTCCTCCATCGCGACGCGTTTCGCCTCGCGCGTCTGCTCGGGCGTCCCCGTGTAGAAAAGCGAGCCGATCCGTCCGCCGCGGAGGTCGTCGGCGACTTCTTTCGGCAGGTCGGTTCCGAACGACGACACCTGACACATCTGCCCGATCTTCTCGCGCAGGCTCATCGCATCGAGCACTCGCTGAGCGATCTCGTCGATTGTGCCGTCCGTCAGATCGATTTCCACCGCCGGCAGGCCGACGGGTTCGGCGAGCGGGTCCTCCGCGCCGAGAGTCCGCTCAACCTCGGGGTTGATCACCGCCGGATTGAAGGTCGTTGCGTCCTCGGCGTTAGCCACCAGAGCGGAAGTAACACCGAGCGCGAGCGCGAAACAAACGCGACAGAGTGCCGCGGACGGCGGAATAGCGTGAATCGGCATAGGAAAGACGAGAGTGAATCGGTATCGACGAGGCGCTGCCATGAGTAGCATATGAACTCAACGAGGCCGCGACTGCAAGCGTTTTCATCCCTATTCGGATCGGTATAAAGTCGCTCTCGTTGCAACCGCAGTCCCTCTGATGTCACTCGCTCTCTCGCTGGAACAGTTTCAACACCTGGCCCAGGTCTTGCTACCCATCTTCGGCATGCTCCTCCTGGGCGTCGCCGCCAAGCGTTACGGGTTTCCCGGCGACGGCTTTTGGGTCCCCGCCGAGCGGCTGACCTATTTCGCGATGTTCCCGGCGCTGATTGCTTCGACGCTAGCGAGCGCCGACCTGTCAGAGCTCCCCTGGAGGCGGATGGGGCTGGGAATCGCCGGGGCCATCGCCATCGTGACACTGCTGGCGCTCGCCCTTCGCCGGCTCATCGCGATCGACGGGCCGCGGTTCACCAGCCTCTACCAAGGCTCCGTCCGGATGAACACCTACGTCGGACTGGCTGTGGCCATGCGTTGGGCCGGCCCCGAGGCGCTCGCCTATGCGGCGGTGGCGATCGGCGTGATCGTGCCGCTGGTGAATCTGGTCTGCGTCTGGATGCTCGCCGAGTTGGGCGATCAACCGGGCGGCGGGAGTGTGAGCGTCTGGCGGCAGGTGGCGACCAACCCGCTCATTCTCGGCAGCGCGGTGGGCGTCGCTCTCAACGCGTCGGGCATCGGCGAGCCGCCGGTCCTCGGTGACCTGGCCCAGATGCTCTCGAAAGCAGCGCTACCGATGGGCCTGCTGGCCGTGGGCGCGTTCCTGAGTTGGGAGGCGATCGCCGCTTGTCGGCTTCTTGAGGCGTTGGCGACGTTCGTCAAGCTCTTGGCCCTGCCTGCGCTGACGGCGGCCTTGATGACACTGATGGGCGTCG from Botrimarina mediterranea encodes:
- the bglX gene encoding beta-glucosidase BglX, producing the protein MANAEDATTFNPAVINPEVERTLGAEDPLAEPVGLPAVEIDLTDGTIDEIAQRVLDAMSLREKIGQMCQVSSFGTDLPKEVADDLRGGRIGSLFYTGTPEQTREAKRVAMEESRLGLPLLTPRDVIHGFETVFPIPLGQAASWNPELIEAASAIAADEARAQGVNWTFAPMLDISRDARWGRIAESVGEDPLLASAISKAMVRGFQQPVENADGTVAYEGIAACAKHFAAYGLTEGGRDYNRAEVSISELHNAILPPFRAATEAACATFMTGFSAVNGVPVTGHRELITDLLKGRWDFEGLVVSDWTSVIEMIEHGYAADRREAARLAVSAGLDMEMASTTFRENLVDLVESGEIEESQIDDAVLRIIRVKLQFAMPRDDDPLADQTIESRREVAKRLAQQSCVLLKNDGVALPLKTDKLKRVAVIGPLADAARDQLGCWMLDGKPEDAVTLLSAMKETLGDGIEVVHAAGSESSIDDSTKGFDGALDAAEGADVAIVCVGEGWMLSGEARSRADLHLPGSQRALVQAIAETGTPVVLVVMAGRPLTIGAEAELADAVLYAWHPGTMGGPAIAELLVGDESPSGKLPATFPKQVGQCPLYYNHPNTGRPALPETKALIGSGRADFPEDQKYRSHYIDVDPFPLYPFGFGLSYTSFRYDSPELTTDSIKPGQTIGVRVRLTNTGDVAADEVAQLYVQDVAASLVRPVRELKGFRRVRLEPGESQVLEFALSTDDLAYYDNRGEVVLEPGEFRLGVGGDSTVSLSETFTLRGSEVTDEAKRSRLRGAKANVVAPVASN
- a CDS encoding AEC family transporter: MSLALSLEQFQHLAQVLLPIFGMLLLGVAAKRYGFPGDGFWVPAERLTYFAMFPALIASTLASADLSELPWRRMGLGIAGAIAIVTLLALALRRLIAIDGPRFTSLYQGSVRMNTYVGLAVAMRWAGPEALAYAAVAIGVIVPLVNLVCVWMLAELGDQPGGGSVSVWRQVATNPLILGSAVGVALNASGIGEPPVLGDLAQMLSKAALPMGLLAVGAFLSWEAIAACRLLEALATFVKLLALPALTAALMTLMGVDGVARGVGVLFTALPTATSSYLLARQMGGDAEKMAALITAQTALALFTLPIVMIWLA
- a CDS encoding LacI family DNA-binding transcriptional regulator; this translates as MAASIEDVAKKANVSISTVSRVLNRRNLVNVETRKRVEAAIAELGYRPNVFARGLMLRKSNVLGLVLPDLHGEFYSEIIRGANQKTRELGYHLLVSSVTADDDGQDVLAAVGTQGLVDGMIVMVTEMSSMIRKSLQNASIPLVVLDGDIQGAKHDTVAIDHHNGAETLVRRLVSSYPGKRIVFLGGHETNLDTIDRLNAYRKVLAEVGVRPAAEDVVHLDYRYSTAFEYATERVSEWAAAGATVFAANDEMAAGVVDAAIAATLSIPEDLRVVGFDDTRISQLTRPRLTTVHVPMAEMGAKAIELLCERLNEPERPSSRVILPTRVVVRESCGTLSGS